Sequence from the bacterium genome:
GGAAAAACCGCAACGTACTGAGCACAGGATTCGGTGCCGACTGCCCCAGGCCGCACAGACTCGTGCTCTTGACCACGTCACACAGCTCTTCTAAGAGCGCCAGGTCGTACCGCGTGCCCTCTCCACTGTCAATCTTGGTCAATAGGTTGAGCAACTGTGTCGTGCCTACACGGCACGGCACGCACTTCCCGCACGATTCCGATACCGAGAATTCCATGAAGTAGCGCGCAATGTCCACTATCCCCGAGCGATCGTCTATCACGACCATTCCACCCGAGCCCATGATTGAGCCAAGCTGCGCCAACGATTCATAGTCCACGCGCGCATCAAGCTCCTGCTCAGGAATACAACCGCCGGTCGGGCCACCCGTCTGAACCGCCTTCAGTCCGTGGTCGCTGTCCATCCCGCCGCCAATGTCGTATATAATCTCCCGCAGCGTAACGCCCATCGGCACTTCAATCAACCCGTTGTTTCTGACGTTTCCCGCCAGCGCAAAGACCTTGGTTCCCTTGCTGCGTTCCGTGCCGATACCCGCGAACCACGCGCCGCCGTGACGTATGATTGAAGGAATATTCGCAAGCGTCTCCACATTGTTGATCAGCGTGGACTTGCCGAACAGTCCGCTTTCCGCAGGATATGGTGGACGCGGACGCGGTGTCCCGCGACCGCCCTCAATCGAAGCGATCAGCGCCGTCTCTTCGCCGCACACATAAGCACCCGCACCCAAGCGCAGTTCTATGTGGAAGTTGAACGTTGTGCCCATGATGCTCTGACCAAGAAAGGTCGTCTGCTCGGCTTGCCGGATAGCTTTGCGCAGCCGCTCATAGGCCAGCGGATACTCCGCGCGTATATATATGTAGCCCTTATCCGCGCCCACGGCGAAGCCCGCTATCGCCATGCCTTCCAGCACACGATGAGGATCGCTCTCCAGCACGCTGCGATCCATGAACGCTCCCGGATCACCTTCGTCCGCGTTGCAAATCACATACTTCTGCTGCATGCCCGTCTTGGCCACGGTCGTCCACTTCAAACCGGTCGGATAACCCGCACCGCCGCGACCGCGCAGCCCGCTCTTGATCACTTCCGTAATGACTTCACCCGGCGTCATCGTGGCCAGCACCTTATAAAGCGCGTGATAGCCCTTGGCCGCGATATAGTCGTCAATATCTTCCGGGTCAATTTGCCCGGAGTTCTCCAAAACAATCTTCAATTGCCGCTTGAAGAACGGCTGATCCGTTGGCATCACGAGCCGCTGGATCGGTTCGCCTTCAAGGTGATCGAGAATCTCGCCAACATCACTCAGCTTCACAGGCGAGTAGACAATTCCATCAGGCTCGATCGCGACGACCGGACTGCCCGCGCACGGACCGATACAGCCCACGCCCTTTGCACTGCACACGTCGCCCAGCCCACGCGCGACAATCTCCGCTCGAAATGCCGCCAGCAGCTCTTTGCTCCCCGCAGCCAAACAA
This genomic interval carries:
- a CDS encoding SLBB domain-containing protein is translated as MVTLDDLSDIRERVQQNAHLKRHRIHVCVAGGCLAAGSKELLAAFRAEIVARGLGDVCSAKGVGCIGPCAGSPVVAIEPDGIVYSPVKLSDVGEILDHLEGEPIQRLVMPTDQPFFKRQLKIVLENSGQIDPEDIDDYIAAKGYHALYKVLATMTPGEVITEVIKSGLRGRGGAGYPTGLKWTTVAKTGMQQKYVICNADEGDPGAFMDRSVLESDPHRVLEGMAIAGFAVGADKGYIYIRAEYPLAYERLRKAIRQAEQTTFLGQSIMGTTFNFHIELRLGAGAYVCGEETALIASIEGGRGTPRPRPPYPAESGLFGKSTLINNVETLANIPSIIRHGGAWFAGIGTERSKGTKVFALAGNVRNNGLIEVPMGVTLREIIYDIGGGMDSDHGLKAVQTGGPTGGCIPEQELDARVDYESLAQLGSIMGSGGMVVIDDRSGIVDIARYFMEFSVSESCGKCVPCRVGTTQLLNLLTKIDSGEGTRYDLALLEELCDVVKSTSLCGLGQSAPNPVLSTLRFFRTEYEEKLCDGGKVTEEGGRA